Proteins from a genomic interval of Streptomyces sp. NBC_01445:
- a CDS encoding DUF4209 domain-containing protein has protein sequence MREGNASGGSISKLPRRGKSPTHSWTQQRDALLAALRLQPPWTGKAQGSKERSTSQAEFTAEQLEIWSVFADAVSTPLVRARLHHLLLDRGHGRKHDRARSAAVGYLDAAALLLAAPERFPGLLCPTECLSWARDLARTFNQKDLKQRVTKDMVALVERVLDSPEDEPRIVNGLLEELRDQGDDITDFAERAARRYASDVHARVGFLKLLRQEVASGPRRTDIETQIVSALLDAADADVNVGFRRHQLLTRAATEARNWGLSELRVRAELALQQTDPGSLEWSRFRRVLTPPRGLSAGMRAHIDGAVDLRDALWRTAHDVHPAMREHADDAHLLERLLRIPRTRINAMGPVQTFQPVDADDNHAVALQVLAMDFLGHLAADQLDRIQERFVPDEAELIGALAHDTVLPGPRARTLAHAFRYFWLGEFDAAACVALPQVEQILRQLLRPRVPIVSVSQGRTPGTVEQLGGLIRSMPDAGYPADWSRALNLLLADPDRGMNLRNDICHGLIDSPPKHRVALILQAALYLLSYAHGHRTPAPLTQPAP, from the coding sequence TTGAGGGAAGGGAATGCCAGTGGTGGGAGTATTTCCAAACTCCCCCGGCGGGGGAAGTCTCCTACTCACTCCTGGACACAGCAGCGCGATGCACTGCTCGCTGCCCTGAGACTCCAGCCACCGTGGACCGGGAAGGCACAGGGCTCCAAGGAACGCTCCACGAGCCAGGCCGAGTTCACGGCCGAACAGTTGGAGATCTGGAGCGTTTTCGCCGATGCCGTGAGTACCCCGTTGGTCCGGGCCCGCCTTCATCATCTGCTGTTGGACCGAGGACACGGCCGTAAGCATGATCGCGCCCGCAGCGCGGCCGTCGGGTACCTGGACGCGGCAGCGCTTCTGCTCGCCGCCCCCGAGCGGTTTCCCGGGCTGCTATGCCCCACCGAGTGCCTGAGCTGGGCCCGAGACCTCGCCCGGACCTTCAACCAGAAGGATCTGAAGCAGCGCGTCACAAAGGACATGGTTGCCCTGGTCGAACGCGTCCTGGACAGCCCCGAGGACGAGCCGAGGATCGTGAACGGCCTCCTGGAAGAACTACGCGATCAGGGGGATGACATCACGGACTTCGCGGAACGCGCTGCACGCCGCTACGCCAGCGATGTGCACGCCCGTGTCGGCTTTCTCAAGCTGCTGCGGCAGGAGGTCGCATCCGGGCCCCGCCGAACGGACATTGAAACCCAGATCGTCAGCGCCCTGCTTGACGCCGCCGATGCCGACGTCAACGTCGGTTTCCGTCGTCATCAGCTGCTGACCCGGGCCGCGACCGAAGCACGGAATTGGGGACTGTCTGAGCTGCGGGTACGTGCCGAGTTGGCCCTGCAACAGACCGACCCGGGCTCCCTGGAATGGTCTCGGTTCCGTCGGGTGCTCACCCCTCCGCGGGGACTGTCCGCCGGGATGCGAGCACACATCGACGGCGCTGTAGACCTGCGGGACGCCCTGTGGCGAACCGCCCACGACGTCCATCCGGCGATGCGCGAGCACGCCGATGATGCGCACCTACTGGAACGTCTGCTGCGAATCCCGCGCACGCGCATCAACGCGATGGGGCCTGTCCAGACCTTCCAGCCCGTCGACGCCGACGACAACCATGCCGTCGCGTTGCAGGTCCTCGCGATGGACTTTCTCGGGCACCTCGCCGCGGATCAGCTCGACCGCATTCAAGAACGCTTCGTCCCCGACGAGGCCGAGCTGATCGGCGCCCTGGCCCACGACACCGTCCTGCCCGGGCCGCGGGCACGGACCCTGGCCCACGCCTTCCGGTACTTCTGGTTGGGGGAGTTCGACGCGGCAGCGTGCGTCGCCCTGCCCCAGGTCGAGCAGATCCTCCGGCAGCTCCTGCGCCCCCGAGTTCCGATCGTGTCTGTGTCCCAGGGGCGTACCCCCGGCACCGTCGAGCAACTGGGCGGCCTCATCCGCAGCATGCCGGACGCCGGGTATCCCGCGGACTGGAGTCGAGCCCTGAACCTTCTCCTCGCCGATCCCGACCGCGGGATGAATCTGCGCAACGACATCTGCCACGGATTGATCGACAGCCCACCCAAGCACCGCGTCGCACTCATCCTCCAGGCAGCGCTATACCTGCTTAGCTACGCCCACGGCCATCGAACCCCTGCGCCCCTCACCCAGCCCGCCCCCTGA
- a CDS encoding class I SAM-dependent methyltransferase, producing the protein MRVVIGPDALLGRGRRVNAGVQHWEDWFAAGDGFLRPGAGEMSLLTRHLPPAAGARALDVGCGLGGYAAELAQVGYTTLAVDWAVSSVAAVRDRYEGLEPNLEARQVDFEDAKAVAELPRDSFDVVTMRLVYAFMNDRPAVAGRVRRLLRPGGVWVVTTPLANRLPADRAHIALAGQDIGGLLAGWDSGAWYDLEPGGLRCFILQK; encoded by the coding sequence GTGCGTGTGGTGATCGGTCCTGATGCGCTTCTAGGAAGGGGACGACGGGTGAATGCCGGCGTGCAGCACTGGGAGGACTGGTTCGCCGCCGGCGACGGGTTCCTACGCCCAGGTGCGGGCGAGATGAGCCTCCTTACCAGGCACCTGCCACCTGCAGCCGGGGCGCGGGCTCTGGATGTGGGGTGCGGGCTGGGCGGATACGCCGCGGAACTGGCCCAAGTCGGGTACACAACCCTCGCCGTGGACTGGGCGGTCTCCTCAGTTGCCGCCGTCCGCGATCGCTACGAGGGTCTGGAGCCGAATCTCGAGGCTCGCCAGGTCGATTTCGAGGATGCCAAGGCCGTCGCTGAGCTGCCTCGGGACAGCTTCGACGTGGTGACGATGCGGTTGGTGTACGCATTCATGAACGACAGGCCGGCCGTCGCCGGGCGGGTGCGCCGTTTGCTCCGGCCCGGCGGGGTGTGGGTGGTGACGACCCCGCTCGCGAATCGCCTCCCGGCCGATCGAGCGCACATCGCCCTGGCCGGCCAGGACATCGGCGGTCTCCTGGCGGGGTGGGACAGCGGTGCCTGGTACGACCTGGAGCCCGGCGGTCTGCGCTGTTTCATCCTTCAGAAATGA
- a CDS encoding CBS domain-containing protein, protein MLHRRTVGDVMTGDVVTLHPDTSVQDVVGLLDANDIVAAPVVDDDGALVGVVSASDVLRHETGMPDPQGQDGSDEGAWGKARARTAGALMSSPVFTAHADWTIPLAARELRSRHVKQLPVVGDDGLLIGIVSRSDLLDAFIRSDAEIRGEVEQDVLGRILGLDEGTVAVEVRDGVVTLRGHVPEPRLGPVVVGLCQGVDGVVAVDAHLAAAGAG, encoded by the coding sequence ATGCTGCACCGCCGCACCGTCGGTGACGTGATGACCGGGGATGTCGTCACCCTCCACCCCGACACCTCGGTCCAGGACGTCGTCGGCCTGCTGGATGCGAACGACATCGTCGCGGCCCCGGTCGTCGACGACGACGGCGCTCTCGTCGGCGTCGTGTCCGCGTCCGATGTGCTGCGGCACGAGACCGGAATGCCCGATCCGCAGGGGCAGGACGGGAGCGATGAGGGCGCCTGGGGCAAGGCCCGGGCTCGGACCGCGGGCGCGCTCATGAGCAGCCCCGTCTTCACCGCCCACGCCGACTGGACGATCCCTCTGGCCGCTCGAGAACTCCGCAGTCGGCACGTCAAGCAGCTGCCGGTGGTCGGCGACGACGGGCTCCTCATCGGCATCGTCAGCCGTAGCGATCTGCTCGACGCCTTCATCCGCTCCGACGCCGAGATCCGCGGCGAGGTGGAGCAGGACGTCCTGGGGCGCATCCTCGGCCTGGACGAGGGCACCGTCGCAGTCGAGGTCCGGGACGGGGTCGTCACCCTGCGCGGTCACGTCCCGGAACCGCGTCTCGGCCCGGTGGTCGTGGGCCTCTGCCAGGGCGTCGACGGCGTCGTCGCCGTGGACGCCCACCTCGCCGCCGCCGGGGCGGGCTAG
- a CDS encoding DNA polymerase III subunit alpha encodes MTASGFSHLHVASGYSARYGASLPHDLVRRAAERGLTTLALTDRDTVAGTVRFAKAAAAAGVRPIFGVDLAVAPAAEPDPAVGRRRTPVRGGAHVVEARWRVTLLAQDVGGWARLCRIVSAAHAAPVDGVPVAAWPVLQEHLGEGLVVLLGPASEPVAALMAGRQDLAERLLAQWRTIAGPGLRLETVYLGRSGTGAGSLRLAARTVQLGDDLSVPVVVSNSVRYADPAQHRLADVLDAARLLRPIDRRHVDSGEGWLKSGGEMAAVAARIAEAAGHGPERAAALLAETEATAASCTLSAQDLGMGRPHFPEPHVVGADRVRGGAMRLLRQRCEAGMVARGLDSDVAAVRQLDYELDVIGRLGFEGYFLAVAQVVADVRAMGVRVAARGSGAGSMVNHSLFVATANPLTHRLLFERFLSERRTSLPDIDLDVESARRLEVYDKIIERFGLDRVAVTGMPETYRARHALRDTGLALGIAPQTVDMIAKSFPHIRACDIRSALAELPELRQLAARADEFGPLWELAEGLDALVRGYAMHPCGVIISNVSLLDRLPVQPTPGGDYPMLQADKEDVEDLGLLKLDVLGVRMQSAMAHAVDEILRTTGRLLDLDNPDHVPLDDQATFEMIRRSDTLGCFQIESPGQMDLVGRLQPRHMQDVIADISLFRPGPVKGGMPAKFIAARHGAAPHYPHPDLQPILNDTYGVVIWHEQIIAILAKMTGCDRAAGDVARRALADPERLPAVEQWFKKAATERDYSDSVVDEVWDVIKEFGAYGFCRAHAVAFAVPAVQSAWLKAHHPAALYAGLLEHDPGMWPMRVIVADARRHGVPILPVDVSRSQVAHRVEATDRGWGVRLALSTVKGISDAESARIAAHQPYTSLQDFWQRARPSLPIAERLIQIGALDEVKGALTRRDLLLQAGELHRHARNRATADGQLALGGDLVSAEPSGLKEMSSRERMSAELDVLSIDVSQHLMEHHYRLLRELGATDAAHLQRMVPGQKVLVAGVRASTQTPPIPSGKRIIFVTLEDGAGLVDLAFFEDTHADCAHTIFHSGLLLVRGTVEARGPRRTVVGEMAWDLETVAAARRDHGPQAALDLLGHTTPAPTPAQSDASPAPASARTLADGTAGSELHPWADLQPAGSRSADLRRLGHRSPGSAG; translated from the coding sequence GTGACGGCCTCCGGGTTCTCTCACCTGCACGTCGCCTCCGGGTACTCGGCCCGGTACGGTGCCTCGCTCCCCCACGACTTGGTCCGCCGGGCCGCCGAGCGCGGCCTCACCACGCTCGCGCTGACCGACCGCGACACAGTCGCCGGGACGGTGCGGTTCGCCAAGGCCGCGGCCGCCGCCGGTGTGCGCCCGATCTTCGGCGTGGACCTCGCCGTTGCTCCCGCCGCTGAGCCCGACCCTGCTGTGGGACGGCGCCGTACGCCGGTGCGTGGCGGTGCGCATGTGGTGGAGGCGCGGTGGCGGGTGACGCTGCTGGCGCAGGACGTGGGCGGGTGGGCCCGGCTGTGCCGGATCGTGTCGGCCGCGCATGCCGCGCCCGTGGACGGGGTGCCGGTGGCGGCCTGGCCGGTGCTTCAGGAGCACCTCGGTGAGGGTCTGGTGGTGTTGCTCGGTCCTGCGTCGGAGCCGGTGGCTGCGCTGATGGCGGGGCGGCAGGATCTGGCTGAGCGGCTGCTCGCGCAGTGGCGGACGATCGCCGGGCCGGGCCTGCGGTTGGAGACGGTCTACCTGGGCCGGTCGGGGACCGGGGCGGGGTCGTTGCGGTTGGCGGCGCGGACCGTGCAACTCGGTGACGACCTCAGCGTGCCGGTGGTCGTCTCGAACTCGGTGCGGTACGCCGATCCCGCCCAGCACCGCCTGGCGGATGTGCTGGATGCTGCCCGTCTGCTGCGTCCGATCGACCGGCGTCACGTCGACAGCGGTGAGGGGTGGCTCAAGAGTGGCGGTGAGATGGCGGCGGTCGCGGCGCGGATCGCCGAGGCCGCGGGCCATGGCCCCGAGCGGGCGGCCGCGCTGCTCGCCGAGACCGAGGCGACGGCGGCCTCCTGCACGTTGAGCGCACAGGATTTGGGGATGGGGCGGCCGCACTTTCCCGAGCCGCACGTGGTGGGCGCCGACCGGGTTCGGGGCGGGGCGATGCGGCTGCTGCGTCAGCGCTGCGAGGCCGGGATGGTTGCCCGCGGTCTGGACTCGGATGTGGCCGCGGTGCGGCAGCTGGACTATGAGCTCGATGTCATCGGCCGGCTCGGTTTCGAGGGCTATTTCCTTGCTGTGGCCCAGGTGGTCGCGGACGTGCGGGCGATGGGTGTCCGGGTCGCCGCGCGCGGCTCGGGCGCCGGGTCCATGGTCAACCACTCTCTGTTCGTGGCGACGGCGAATCCGCTGACTCACCGCCTGCTGTTCGAGCGGTTCCTCTCCGAGCGGCGCACGTCGCTGCCGGACATCGACCTCGATGTGGAGTCCGCGCGACGGCTCGAGGTGTACGACAAGATCATTGAGCGGTTCGGGCTCGATCGGGTTGCGGTCACCGGCATGCCCGAGACCTACCGCGCCCGCCACGCCCTCAGAGATACCGGGCTCGCCCTCGGTATCGCCCCGCAGACCGTCGACATGATCGCCAAAAGCTTTCCGCACATCCGGGCCTGTGACATCCGCTCCGCCCTCGCCGAGCTGCCCGAACTGCGCCAGCTCGCCGCCCGCGCAGATGAGTTCGGACCGTTGTGGGAGCTGGCCGAGGGTCTCGACGCGCTCGTGCGCGGCTATGCCATGCACCCGTGCGGAGTGATCATCTCGAATGTGTCCCTGCTGGACCGGCTGCCGGTGCAACCGACCCCGGGCGGCGACTATCCGATGCTGCAGGCCGACAAGGAGGACGTCGAGGACCTGGGGCTCCTCAAACTCGACGTGCTCGGCGTGCGGATGCAGTCCGCGATGGCACACGCCGTCGACGAGATCCTCCGCACCACCGGCAGACTCCTCGACCTCGACAACCCCGACCACGTCCCCCTCGACGACCAGGCCACGTTCGAGATGATCCGCCGCAGCGACACCCTGGGCTGCTTCCAGATCGAATCCCCCGGCCAGATGGACCTGGTCGGACGTCTGCAGCCGCGACACATGCAGGACGTCATCGCCGACATCAGCCTGTTCCGGCCCGGCCCGGTCAAGGGCGGCATGCCCGCGAAGTTCATCGCCGCCCGGCACGGCGCCGCACCGCACTACCCCCACCCCGACCTTCAGCCGATCCTGAACGACACCTACGGCGTCGTGATCTGGCACGAACAGATCATCGCGATCCTCGCGAAGATGACCGGCTGCGACCGTGCCGCCGGCGACGTCGCCCGCCGCGCCCTCGCCGACCCCGAGCGCCTGCCCGCCGTGGAGCAGTGGTTCAAGAAGGCAGCCACCGAGCGCGACTACTCCGACTCGGTCGTCGACGAAGTCTGGGACGTCATCAAGGAGTTCGGGGCCTACGGGTTCTGCCGGGCCCATGCCGTCGCGTTCGCGGTGCCAGCCGTGCAGTCCGCGTGGCTCAAGGCGCACCATCCAGCCGCTCTGTATGCGGGGCTGCTGGAGCACGATCCGGGCATGTGGCCGATGCGGGTGATCGTCGCCGACGCCCGCCGCCACGGCGTGCCCATCCTGCCGGTCGATGTGAGCCGCTCTCAGGTGGCGCACCGGGTCGAGGCCACGGACCGGGGATGGGGGGTGCGGCTCGCGCTATCCACGGTGAAGGGAATCAGTGACGCGGAGTCGGCCCGGATAGCCGCCCACCAGCCCTACACCTCCCTGCAGGACTTCTGGCAGCGGGCCAGACCCTCTCTGCCGATCGCCGAGCGGCTCATCCAGATCGGCGCCCTCGACGAGGTCAAGGGCGCGCTGACGCGGCGGGACCTGCTGCTCCAGGCCGGCGAGCTGCACCGGCATGCCCGCAACCGGGCCACTGCCGACGGGCAACTCGCGCTCGGTGGCGACCTGGTGAGCGCGGAGCCGAGCGGCCTGAAGGAAATGTCGAGCCGGGAGCGGATGAGCGCCGAGCTGGACGTCTTGTCGATCGACGTCTCCCAGCATCTGATGGAGCACCACTACCGGTTGCTGCGTGAGCTCGGCGCCACTGATGCCGCCCACCTCCAGCGCATGGTCCCCGGGCAGAAGGTCCTTGTCGCGGGCGTGCGCGCCTCTACCCAGACCCCGCCCATCCCTTCGGGGAAACGGATCATCTTCGTGACGCTGGAGGACGGGGCTGGGCTCGTCGACCTCGCTTTCTTCGAGGACACTCACGCCGACTGCGCGCACACGATCTTCCACTCGGGGCTGCTCCTCGTCCGCGGCACCGTGGAGGCCCGTGGCCCGCGCCGCACCGTGGTCGGCGAGATGGCGTGGGACCTCGAAACAGTCGCGGCCGCGCGCCGTGATCACGGCCCGCAGGCCGCCCTCGACCTCCTCGGCCACACCACACCGGCACCGACGCCGGCCCAGTCGGACGCCTCCCCCGCTCCCGCGTCCGCAAGGACTCTCGCCGACGGGACCGCCGGCTCGGAACTGCATCCGTGGGCCGATCTCCAGCCCGCCGGGAGCCGCTCCGCAGACCTGCGCCGCCTGGGCCACCGCTCCCCCGGATCCGCAGGATGA
- a CDS encoding LysR family transcriptional regulator: MDELQRIDVNQLVTLHALLTEKHVTRAAVRLHKSQPAVSHTLGQLRTYFGDPLLVRHGGRMALTARAQALVQPLEDALTSLNDLLSASDFEPARTRRRFRISMSDYAAHIVLPPLVRHVRRHAPGLDLAISQASREAMLAQLQDGELDLALGIFPHLPDDIEIQDLYREEFVCLADKAVLPAKGGLSFEEWLERPHISLTLRPDANDEIEKALAARGLRRHLAVTLPHWSAAADLLPGTDLLLTIASRAVGPMRRYKTLRKFTPPLELPRPAYQQAWHIRRAGDPAHRWLRRAVVTCSQPSGPNAATTGAGA; this comes from the coding sequence ATGGATGAACTCCAGCGGATCGACGTCAACCAGCTGGTGACGCTGCACGCCTTGCTGACCGAGAAGCACGTCACCCGCGCGGCAGTGCGGCTGCACAAGAGCCAGCCGGCCGTCAGCCACACCCTGGGGCAGCTGCGGACATACTTCGGCGACCCCCTGCTGGTGCGGCACGGCGGCCGCATGGCCCTCACGGCACGCGCCCAGGCGCTGGTACAGCCACTCGAAGACGCCCTGACCAGCTTGAACGACCTGCTCAGTGCCTCCGACTTCGAGCCCGCGCGCACCCGCAGGCGCTTTAGGATCTCGATGTCGGACTACGCGGCGCACATCGTGCTGCCCCCGCTGGTGCGGCATGTTCGCCGCCATGCTCCCGGCCTCGACCTTGCGATCAGTCAGGCCAGCCGGGAGGCGATGCTGGCGCAGCTCCAGGACGGCGAACTCGATCTCGCGCTGGGAATCTTTCCCCACCTGCCCGACGACATCGAGATCCAGGACCTCTACCGGGAGGAATTCGTATGCCTGGCGGACAAGGCGGTCCTCCCCGCAAAGGGAGGGCTGTCGTTCGAGGAGTGGCTGGAGCGTCCGCACATCTCGCTAACCCTGCGACCCGATGCGAACGATGAGATCGAGAAAGCGCTGGCGGCACGCGGACTACGGCGGCATCTGGCCGTGACACTGCCCCACTGGAGCGCGGCAGCCGACCTGCTTCCAGGCACCGACCTCCTGCTGACCATTGCCAGCCGGGCGGTGGGGCCAATGCGCCGGTACAAGACACTGCGGAAGTTCACTCCGCCCCTGGAGCTTCCCCGACCCGCCTACCAGCAGGCATGGCACATCCGGCGGGCAGGCGATCCGGCGCACCGCTGGCTGCGCCGGGCCGTGGTGACGTGCAGTCAACCCAGCGGCCCGAACGCCGCCACCACGGGCGCCGGTGCATGA
- a CDS encoding MFS transporter: MSTTTGPATTHTHASVNEPTRRVPVLWLALLATPVAAANNAAVLILGDMSRSLGITKATASWLVTVFALTLAVATPLIATLVRRRGTRSALWTSAAFVVAGTALVTVSPWLPLTLVGRAGQAAGGAGMMAIAMNLAGTARRMGVISAGSGILGGVGPLLGERLTSAVSWRAALSILIITLLAVPAVSRHTTKAPPTAEGRFDARGAVLLAILSSGIVLLPSNPLPALAVAAVTAALLALHIRRRPHGYVPQAALRSRLFRGSVLIAVALSVLYFTLLFGIPQLITDRADWSTGSVAVGQMTAMIAGSVLTLAFAAVSTRLGRSTVRALLLAVGALAAAAAVFAHSAIVLFLAIGLAVFTATGANATQSMAAASAVPERQRPTAIGLFQLAYLMGGALGPALAAMLILS, translated from the coding sequence ATGTCCACCACGACCGGACCGGCCACCACGCACACCCACGCCTCCGTGAACGAACCCACCCGCCGCGTCCCCGTCCTCTGGCTGGCGCTGCTCGCCACTCCGGTCGCCGCCGCCAACAACGCCGCCGTCCTGATCCTCGGCGACATGAGCCGCTCCCTCGGCATCACCAAGGCCACCGCGTCGTGGCTGGTCACCGTGTTCGCGCTGACGCTGGCCGTCGCGACCCCGCTGATCGCGACCTTGGTGCGTCGGCGTGGCACACGCTCTGCGCTGTGGACCAGCGCGGCCTTCGTCGTCGCCGGCACCGCGCTCGTGACCGTCTCGCCGTGGCTGCCGCTCACCCTCGTCGGCCGGGCCGGACAGGCCGCGGGCGGCGCAGGCATGATGGCCATTGCCATGAATCTCGCTGGCACCGCCCGCCGCATGGGCGTCATCAGCGCCGGCTCCGGGATCCTCGGAGGCGTCGGCCCGCTGCTCGGCGAACGCCTCACCAGTGCGGTCTCCTGGCGGGCGGCCCTGAGCATCTTGATCATCACGCTCCTGGCCGTCCCCGCCGTCAGCCGACACACCACCAAGGCGCCCCCCACGGCCGAGGGCCGCTTCGATGCCCGCGGCGCCGTGTTGCTCGCGATCCTGTCCAGCGGCATCGTCCTGCTGCCGTCGAACCCGCTGCCCGCCCTGGCCGTGGCGGCCGTCACCGCCGCCCTCCTGGCCCTGCACATACGGCGCCGCCCGCACGGCTACGTCCCCCAGGCCGCGCTGCGATCCCGGCTCTTCCGCGGCTCGGTGCTGATCGCCGTCGCCCTGTCCGTTCTCTACTTCACGTTGCTGTTCGGGATCCCTCAGCTGATCACCGACCGGGCCGACTGGTCGACCGGATCGGTCGCGGTCGGCCAGATGACCGCCATGATCGCCGGGTCCGTGCTCACCCTCGCCTTCGCCGCCGTCTCCACGCGCCTGGGCCGGAGCACGGTACGAGCACTCCTGCTCGCGGTCGGAGCGCTCGCCGCCGCGGCGGCCGTCTTCGCCCACAGCGCGATCGTCCTGTTCCTCGCGATCGGCCTGGCCGTCTTCACCGCGACCGGCGCCAACGCCACCCAGTCCATGGCCGCCGCCTCCGCCGTCCCCGAACGCCAGCGTCCCACCGCCATCGGCCTGTTCCAACTCGCCTACCTCATGGGCGGAGCCCTCGGTCCGGCCCTGGCAGCCATGCTCATCCTCAGCTGA
- a CDS encoding cupin domain-containing protein, with product MSYPDPRYLNDNGEISAKYRPSAEEPDTGFIGATNISYVATEETTGGEYGLYKVDMGPKTMGAKEHFHRAISESFYVLSGEVQFYNGERWIKGGEGDFLYVPAGGLHAFQNDSDEPLSMMMIFSPGAPREEYFEKAAEYAERGREEAKAFQMRHDTYFTDMLDA from the coding sequence GTGTCGTACCCCGACCCTCGCTACCTCAACGACAACGGCGAGATCAGCGCGAAGTACCGACCCTCGGCCGAGGAGCCCGACACCGGCTTCATCGGCGCCACCAACATCAGCTACGTGGCCACCGAGGAGACGACCGGGGGCGAGTACGGCCTGTACAAGGTCGACATGGGACCGAAGACCATGGGCGCCAAAGAGCACTTCCACCGGGCGATCTCGGAGTCGTTCTACGTGCTCTCCGGCGAGGTCCAGTTCTACAACGGCGAACGCTGGATCAAGGGCGGGGAGGGAGACTTCCTCTACGTGCCCGCCGGTGGCCTGCATGCCTTCCAGAACGACTCCGATGAGCCGCTGTCCATGATGATGATCTTCTCGCCGGGTGCGCCGCGCGAGGAGTACTTCGAGAAGGCCGCAGAGTACGCGGAACGCGGCCGCGAAGAAGCCAAGGCCTTCCAGATGCGACACGACACCTACTTCACGGACATGCTTGACGCCTAG
- a CDS encoding MBL fold metallo-hydrolase yields MTPQPPHGTPATPASSPQLPVAETWFTTTRIDDAITLIHEPHVHPFLQANTWYIRGRDRSLLIDTGLGVAPLRPAFPQLFADEPIVVITHGHLDHMGGAHEFADCRAHQAEAVETPPPGALASAALFDELGMAATDTPNVPHLLISALPHEDYDPGSYRLRPTRVSRLLAESDTIGLGDRDLTVLHLPGHSPGSIALYEPETQTLFSGDVVYDDRLLDDIHGADPCAYIATMTRLLELPVRVVHPGHGPSFDGVRLRELAAAYIASHRVTQDMA; encoded by the coding sequence GTGACTCCCCAGCCCCCGCACGGCACCCCCGCCACACCAGCGTCCTCCCCCCAACTGCCTGTCGCCGAGACCTGGTTCACCACCACACGGATCGACGACGCCATCACCCTGATCCACGAACCACACGTGCACCCCTTCCTGCAGGCCAACACCTGGTACATCCGGGGCCGAGACCGCAGCCTCCTCATCGACACCGGCCTGGGCGTGGCACCACTGCGCCCGGCGTTCCCGCAGCTGTTCGCCGACGAACCCATCGTCGTGATCACCCATGGACACCTCGATCACATGGGCGGCGCCCACGAGTTCGCCGACTGCCGCGCACACCAGGCCGAGGCCGTCGAGACCCCACCACCCGGAGCCCTGGCCTCCGCCGCCCTCTTCGACGAACTCGGCATGGCGGCAACCGACACCCCGAACGTGCCGCACCTGCTGATCTCGGCTCTCCCACACGAGGACTACGACCCGGGGAGCTACCGGCTGCGCCCGACCCGGGTAAGTCGGCTTCTGGCCGAGAGCGACACCATCGGCCTCGGCGACCGCGACCTCACCGTGCTCCACCTGCCCGGCCACAGCCCCGGCAGCATCGCCCTGTATGAGCCGGAGACACAGACGCTCTTCTCCGGCGACGTCGTCTACGACGACCGACTGCTCGACGACATCCACGGCGCCGACCCATGCGCATACATAGCCACCATGACCCGGCTGCTGGAACTCCCCGTCCGTGTGGTTCACCCCGGCCACGGCCCGTCCTTCGACGGCGTACGCCTACGCGAACTCGCCGCCGCATACATCGCCTCACACCGCGTCACCCAGGACATGGCGTGA